The genomic interval ggctcaatgcaatggaaagatgggaaactgcagttttgtgagactgtagccttctctgtcaaatcccataacactgagtcagggcaattaaagtgctgcgaaactgcagatgcagcctcagttgaCCCTCTTTCACCTGTTGGGGTTGTGCAGCTGAGTTTCCTGCTCCACAAAGCTACCTGTCAAGCAGACAGAAACTGGGAATAGATGGGGTGTCTTCCAAGCTAAGTTTTCCTTTGCACAGGCAAAAGGAACTACACCACACAAGGCCATTCATGACAAAAGCAGGAACAGGCTGCATCCAGACCCTTTTATTGGACTGCAAAACAGCTACACATCTAGAGTGCCTTCCTGGTATCGGTGTGTATTTGTGCATATAATTCGTCATCCCTGTATAGGTAACATATGGCTTGGGGTTTCTCAGATTAATATGGGTCAGGAGGGGGGCATTGTCAGCATCCATAACCCACCTTGGTCCCCAAGTCCTCCTGGATCTCCTGTACCTTGGTCTTCTCTATGGGCCATAGTTTGTTCCCCTGCTCCCCGCTTGCTCCCCTGGTCCTCTCCTTGGGTCACAGTGAACCTTCTCTTGATTCCCTTTGCACACATATCTCTAGATCCATCTTCACTGTTGCCACCTTCATTGGCCCACAACCCCTCTGGAGGTTCAGGGGGTTGGTAGCCCATCTGGTTGGGATCCAGTGGGTCTTTGGAAAGGAGGATGCAGATGGAGGGCACGTTTTTGTGGACAGTGAGGTGCTCTGCTTGGCCCTCAGGCCGAGGGTCCTTGTTCTCCCAGACTTCCAGCAGGGTCTTGTATTGCACCTTGGTGACCTGGTGGAGACCACCAAGTTTCCTCTTCATGATCTCCACGCAGGTGATGGTCTTGGTGACCGCCCGGCCACAGCCACTGAAGACAATCTGCCGGGTCTCGTCCAGCGCCATCCTGCCCATGGCGAAGCCCATCAGGTTGCGGATCTTGCTACCCTCCTTCACCTTCATCTCCACCACATCTGAGGGCAAGCCTGAGAAGGGCAGTGAGCTCTCCTCTTCCGACGTCTTGACCTTCTGGAAGTTTTCCATCCTGGACTGAGTGATGGCGGTGGCAGTGGTAGGTGCCCTGGGCATGCTTGTATTGGACTCTGCTCCTCTGGAAGTCCTCTCGTGAGGTGGTATGGTGAGGGATAAGGGTCCCATCACTTCTGAGTTTCCTGGGTGCATTCTGGAGATTCTGGAGAAGGACAGAGTTCAAATCCACGTTGGGTGCATCTTGGAGACCCTGAAGGAGAAGGACAGAGTTCAACTCCAGACTGGATGCATcctggagaaggaaaaggatggTGTTTAGATATGGGCTGGGTGCATCCTGCAGACCTTGGAGGAAAAGGACAGGGTTCACATCCAAGCTGGTTGCATCCTAGAGACCTTAAAAGAGaaggacagggttcaaatccaggctgGATGCATCCTGGAGATCTTGGAGGAGAAGGACAGAATTCAAATCCAAATTGGATGCATCTTGGAGACCCTGAAGGAGAAAAGTTCAAATCAAGGGTGGCAGCATCCTGGAGACCCTGGAGGAGGACAGGCTTCAAAACAAAGCTGGGCACATCCTAGAGACCCTGAAGGAGAAGGGCAGAGTTCAAATGAAGGCTGGGTGCATGCTGGAGACCCTGAAGGAGGAGGACAGAGTTCAAATCTAGGCTAGCTACATCCTGAAGACCCTAAAGGAGAAGGATAGAGTTCAAATTTAGGCTGGCTGTATTCTGGAGACCCCAAAGGAGAAGgatagagttcaaatcctggctgggTGCCACCTGGAGACCTTCAAGGAGAGGGACAAGAGTTCCAATCCTGGCTAGTGCCCCCCCGCCCCCTCCTCAAAGGACTCACCCAGCAGCAGACAAGTCCCCTAAAGGACAGGAGATGTTGGCATCTTCCCTCTTCAGCTCCGGACTGGtttgcctggctgctcttcttctGGGCTTCATGCTGGACTCCTCTAAAAGACCTAAAGCCTTTGGCAGGGGAGGGAACAGAGGAGGGAGGTCACTCTGCTTGGCCAGTCCTCCCTGCTCTTGTCCTTCTCTTTCCAGTAGCTCCAGTGAGCATCCCAGGATCCAGACTTTCCTTTTGCATCTTCTCTTGCTCAGTCcggggaggaaagaagaaatgaagaggaagagagagagagagagagagagaaagaaaggggggggggatgttcttCTGCAATTTTGCAGAAATCTGCATCGGATGCCCTAAAAGCCAACCTGGCTCCTTCTTTCTCTGGGTGCCTTGCTGTGGGTGGTTTTCTGTTTCACAGGCAGAAGATGCTCTGCTTAGTCCCGGCTCAAGGACGTGCGTCTTCAACTCGGAATCGCTCGTGTCAGCAAAGTGCAAGCAGCTGTTACAGCGGAGGCTGGCAGTGCCTCCTCTCTCCTGGGGCTTGGGAGGCAGATCCCCCCcaagggaggtggaggagggtTGCAAGGGATGTGGTCCCCAGGAGGGGGGCCTGGGGTGGGACCTGGGGGGCCAAAGCCTGGAGTTCCCCccaggagaagaaaaggggaTCTTGCCTCCTCTTTCAGCATTTCTACCAAAGGGTGCAGTTGTAATGTAAaactaatgcactttgacactgctttgagtGCTCTGGCtccatgctggggggggggggggggtggtcctgggatttgcagaatGCAAAGAGTCTGGAGACTCTAATCTGGCTGGAGACCAAAGGGATCTTGCTGCAGTTTTGAAAGTTGCCATCCAGGGCGTCCCTAGACTAgttgagcctccttcttcagaggcATTTTTGGGATTTGTGTGTAAAGAgatcttctccccccccctccttttagactaactgaaataaagaagttggcaacgtGGGCTTTTGTAGGTGTCCATCCATTTCCTCAGATATTTTTGaaaccatggaatcatagagttggaagagaccccaagggacttccagtccaactcccttgccatgcaggaactcacaatcaaaagaCTTGGGGATTTGTAGTCGGACAAGaccatagcaatagcacttacgtttctcataaaatcctagagttgagagagaccccaaaggctatccagtccgaccccattctgtcatgcaggaatgtttaaacagcctctgtttaaagaccttcaaagaaggagactccactacactctgagggagtgtgttctactgtcgaacagccctttctgtcagaaagttcctcctaatgttgagctggaatctcttttcctgcagcttggatccattgttcctggtcctgttctctggagcaggagaaaacaagcttgctcacttctcaatatgacatcccttcaaatatttaaatagggctatcatatcacctcttaaccttctcttcttcaggctaaacacccccagctcccaaagtcgcTTCTGATaagccatggtttccaggcccttcaccattttggtggccctcctttggacatgctccaatttgccaacatcctttttgaattgtggtgcccagaactggacacaatattctaggtgaggcctgaccatggcagaatagagtggcactattatgtctcttgatctagacactatgcttctgttgatgcagcctaaaatagcattctATATTGCTTTATTAGTGCCAAGCACTCTCTAAGCATAGTTttatggatttttcaggctatgtggccatgttctcaaagaatttattcctgacgtttcactggtatctatggctggcatcttcagagaatgctggcatggaagtgagtggggtacatACCTATTATGTAGCCCTatgttgggaggagtgatttccatgttaatctctgtattgttttatgttgaatggcaaggcctcagggtgcgAGGATATGgcacagggaagctattgaaatccacaaacacctggacaacttcaacaggaaagaggaaacaaaatttggctacaagCCCTGAAAAGCAtcaaaattaagacccagcaaaatgcaaatgaaaaccacctagGATcaagggttttcccagcagacaatagatctctaattaaacagacacaaatcatccttgctcttctctccctcaggagTCACAGAAATGggagatggaaagaagaaagggccTTTCAGTAGCCACTAGGACCAAGGTATGATGGAGCTGttcctggctgctcttctctccctcactggTCACAACAATTGAAGttggaaagaaaaaagggacTCTTACTAGTCACTGGTACCTAGGCACAATGGAGCTGGAGCTGTGCTTGGCTGctcttctctgcctctgaggccACAGCAATGGAAGATGGTAAGAAGGAAGGGCCTCTCAGTAGCCACCAGGACCAAGGTATGATGGaactgtgcctggctgctcttctgtcCCTTAGAGGTCACAACAATGGAaggcagaaagaaggaaaggacttTCAGTAGCCACTAGGATCAATGTACAGTGAGCCTGAGTCATACACGGGCTCATTATAgccagctttcagcttacgctgaagctgcctGGCAATAGAAACAATGAAGCGTGTGCGAGGCATGCACACAACATGCACACCCAGTCtatccaatgggacttgagcatacatgctttttggTTTACGCAAGATGTCCGAAACAGATCCTCGCATAAAGTGAGAGCCGACCGTATTATGGAGCTGTTCCTGGCTGCTCTTTTCTTCCTCAGAGGTCATAGCCGTggaagatggaaagaagaaagggccTCTCAGTAGCCACTAGGACCAAGGTATGATGGAGCTGttcctggctgctcttctctccttcaTTGGTCACAACAATGGAAGTTGGAAAGAAAGTAGGGAGTCTCAGTAGCTATTAGGAGCAAGGTATGATAGAACCATGATGCCTGGCTGCTCATCTCTCCCTCACTTGTCACAGCAATGGAagtttgaaagaaagaagggacTCTTACTAGTTGCTGGGACCAAGGCacaatggagctgtgcctggctgctcttctctccctcagaggccacatTACCAGTTTGCATGAGTTCATTTCCTATCTCCACTTAAAATAATATTGGGCAGCAAACATCCTTGCAGGTTTTTGTGGCGAGGTGGAAGGAACCGTCCCCCTGTGCGAATCCTCTCTGTGCTGCATCAGGCAGTGAGCATCCTTGCCCAGTATCCCCCTCCCGCCCCCACTCTTTGGAGAGCTGATTCTCTTGCCTGATGCAGATAAAACTTCCTGATTGTTTTGCAGCACTGCAGGCTGATAAGAAAGAACTGAAAAATGGACAAACTGTTGTGTTGGGCATTGATTCACAATTGAAATCGCAGCCACATTAGGCTCATGGATTGTTTTTATGCCTGTGGTTAAGACAGGAGATCTTTCCCATCTCTGTTCATGAGGAACCTGGGTGGAATTGGAGGCTTTTCCAAATTAGGTTCCTGCCAGTAATGGCCCTTTAGCAGAGACATTGCAGCCTTTTAGGGTAAGGGTTAAGTCCAGGAAACCACCAAATGCTAGTATCATAAAGAAGAGAGATGACCATATTTGGCTTTattacactacactcttatacagtaatactatattccactttaaaggTCGTGGCaacctgtggaattctggggcaGAGAGACATAAAGAGAcatagaggagctctctggctgagagttgtagtctcctccctgaactgcaaattccaggattccataggatattgccatggcagttaaaatggaaccatagcaTTATAACAGTGTGATGGTAGCTTAGATGAAACTCAAGAGACTGGATTGGACCCCAAGAAAGGCTGGATTTAGTTCCAAGGCTTGACTTTTCTCACTCTTAAGACAGGCCTTTTACAAATCATACAAATATGATTTATTCAGCCTTGTTGGTTTATTACAGAATATTTTAGAGTAGTCCTTCTTGGGCTTTCTGATGTGGAGAACTGgccatttctttcccctttaCCATATTAGTGACCATTGGCTACAATTCTCCACACACTGGTAGTCTATGGATCCtggactggcactggtccacaGATCCTCACTTCAAGTAACACTTATTTAGCTGATGGGGTCCAGAAAACCAATGCACCCATAGTATGTGGGAGAAACAGACTCTTAAACAAACTATCCCAGACTATCCCATGGTTTTTGGCTTTGCAGACAATGGGATAGACTGTtgtagactaaggctgcatcagcattggagaaataatgcagtttgatttcactttaactgccatggctcaatgctatggaatcccgggatttgtagtttgttgtggcaccagaacactctgacagagaaggctaagtgtcttgAAAACTACAATTATAGTGGAGCCTCACTTTATGCAGGGGATCAGTCCCAGACCCCTtggcgtaaggcgaattctgcctatgctggagccccattatactgaatggggctGGTGCACGCGGTGGTGCGGTGCACGTGCACAGCAGCCGTGTGTGTCATTCAAACTATTACAGCGCGGCTTCCGTGTAAACTGGAAGCTGTGTATGGCATGCCCATGTAAGGAGCAGGCACGCTGTACCAGAATTCCatacagggacatagctaggattttgggaagggaggttgggtgcggtggcacagcagcattCACAAGCCACAGGCACGCGCACCATTCATTATATTAACAGAAGGGGGAGTCCAGGCCCcacggacaccccccccccctttcttggctattttattttattgctattgtttaattcattgccatgttacatttgttttttaattcatgtttattgttattgccttgtattatctcctctgttgtaagccacccggattctcAGACTATGTGTagaaggtatatatgaaacataattgcattttgtgtttagactctATCAATATATCTCaatatgtgcatatatgcaaatacaggtattccaaaataaaagaaatttgaaaaaaatccaaaatccaaaacacttctggtcccaagcattttggataaggagacTCAACTTATATTAACTCATTTGTATTCCACTAAATGCAAAATATTGATTTcatgtaatttgttgttgttgttgttgttgttgtgtgccttcaagccatttccgacttatggtggccctatcatggggttttcttgaaatatttgttcagattttTTTGCCTTTCCTTAGCTGTATGCTTTTCTGTAAAATTAAATATGTTGTGcacattcataaattatatgATGCACACTTGCCTGTCTCACTGAAAGCCCCACACCCAAAAATATGGGGcattttggcatcttgttcaatTTATAGAAACGGAAATGCTTTCCAGCCCTCAAACAGAGAACTTCTGTTACAAGGAATAAGTTTTCCAGCCATCAGATAAGAGACATCCTTTATAATAAAGGACACCTGGCAACTCTAACTCAGCAGCCTTTCAAACAGAGTGATGACTCCAGAAAGAAGGACTCTCTTCAATAGTAGGTCACATCAAGGCTGGCCTAAGTTATTTCACTGCCTGAGGCAGAAGGGCAAAGGATGCCAGTCTCCCTCTGCCAAATCAAGTCAAGATGCCCGATATTCCATGCCAGCCGTATTATTTTCAACACATGACGGGGACAATAATTCCAAAAGCACCCCTCCTCTTCTTTGCATTCAAAATGTGAAAACAGAAAAGGACTGAGCTCaaaatttgctgccctttcatgaaaACCAGAACCCTTTCCTTGAGATGAAAATCTTGGTTTGCCTAAAGGTGGACTTAGGAATCCAGGAGCCAGCTTTCAGTCCCAAGACATTCCGGGGCTTGCAAAAACTACCTGAAGTACAAATACTTTCTTCCTCCCTGAATTAGAAGTGGCCTTAAGTCAAccagtggtttttaaaaacaaggtgTTTATGATTTCTATTTATTTACAGGTACAGCTCATTtgaggcctaaataccccaaaggcaccaaatctcttgtctgatcttggttagtacttgaatagaGGGCTGCTGACAAATACCATAATTGTTGTAGGtcatgtttcagaggaaggaactggcaaaaccaccctgaGTATTTCCACAGGGCATTGGGAGCAAAAAATATTTGTGGATGTGGTAGTGGTCTGTGGTGGTCCTTCAAGGTCTTCTGTGGAGAGTAATGTGGCTTTCTAGCATCCCACAGTTGCCTACTCTTACTCTAAACAGAGGTGCTGGGTAAAGTTGGTACAGTTCCAACTCCAACTCAAAAAGCTTGTGGTTGCCTTgggtcgtgtgtgtgtgtgtaccaggaGAACTTCACTGCACTACTGTCTGACTGGCATCCATTACCCTCCCAAACCTCTATATGAGTACATTAGTAGAGTTTAAAATACTCCCAAAGACTCCAGATCCTGTCttatcttggaaggtaagcagggtcagccttggtaagtacttggatgcagactgccaatgaatcccaAGTGATGtgggctatatttaagaggaatgATGCAGGATGTTCAGCTAAAGCAGGCCTGCACAATATATGCCCCGGGGCCCGCATGTGGCCCACCAAATGATTTTTGGGGGCACGCAAGGATGTGGAACaatttcaaggctcctccaccgcTAACCTTTCTTCCAAGGTGAGGactggctggaggaggaggaggaggaggaagggtgaacGCTCACCCCTGAAGGCTACTGGGCTTTCTCCCAAAGAGAAGGCCAAGtggtggagaaggaagaggggcaaaTGCTCTCCCTGAAGGCTTTGCCACTGCTGGGCTTTACTCCAAGGAGAAGGCTGGGCAGTGGAGAAGGAATAAGGGTGAGCACTTGCCCTGCAAGACTCCTCCACTACTCAGTTTTCTCCCAAGGAGAGGCAGAGAACAGAAATactattattaattaaaaataatgatttaatTATCAATTAATTAAAATCTATACATGGCCCAAAGaagttttacttattttaattttggcccctacctactgccaagttgtgcagatcTGAGcaagagcatccccagcagatagctgtTCCGCCTCtatttgaagatgtccagagaaagagatcccaccacttctctaggcaattggttccattgccagtTGCTGATGCTCTTACTGTCCAAAATCTGCTTCTAATGtttaatcaaaatctaccctcctgcaACTTAGAACCATTAGacctgcaccctcctctctgggacagcccttgaggtattgagccttcctgacagtaagggctgttcgacagtggaacaaactcccccggagtgtagtggagtctccttccttggaggtcttcaagcagaggctggatggccatctgtcaggaatgctttgattgtgatttcctgcatggcagggggttggactggatggcccttggggtctcttccaactctacgattctatgattctatgatttaaagaATACAATCGTACCACCCCTCAGTATTCTCTTGACCAGGACAAGAAGGGACTGtttgggtgtttttaaaaaatcctttgtaAACTGAGCTATGcctgtattaattaattaattttattattattattatttgtattccactttttcacaaaggaatcaaagcagattccaacagtagaaataaaacatcaaacaattaaaattacaatttaaaaaccccaaccctccctccaatcataaaaacagtgatcaacccataaaaagagattaaacatcaaaaaatttataACTGTccaatattaattaatatttctgtcCCACCCTCTGTTGTGAAATCTCAGCAACGTATACGGTTAAAACAATACAGGTTGAGCTTCCCTTAGCCAtaattccaaaaatccaaaatattccaaaatccaaaacgtcTTTTTTGGGCCACCGAGAATGTCATCGGGGAAACTGGTTAGGGTAAGGATCTTTGCCACATGAGGCAGGACTTTGCAGACATGCCCCTGTTTTCATCTGGGGTTGCTATTACAGAGGACATCAGTTTTTGCAATTCCTGTCTCAAGATGCACCAAGATTCCAGAAATgcatgaaagaatgaaagagccGTGTGGATCGCTTCAGGCAAAAGCTTGCTGTGTGTTTGGCTGGGAACATCACCCTGCGTTTTGCCCAGCACAGGGACTGGGAGCCAAAAACTCGCTTCAGACTGGATTATCCCCATGGCTCATTCTCGTATGTGATAATATGGTTCAGTAGGCCGGTGCTTTTCACTGGGAGACTCAAAAGCTTGGCTTTGGTTTGGAATTAGTATGGAAATTGTTTGTGCTCCAATGAGATAATTATATTCCTCCCAtctgtctttttttgttttttgtttttagaacaattgttggtggattttttttagtAACCAGATGCTTAGTAGTACTTCAATCCAGGAAAGCGACAGCCTCCAGCGTGCGAGTGGCTTGTGGCCCACATGTGGTCCCAAGGACCATTTTTGCAGCGTTCCTTTCCACCCACTGAAACAGAAGCATCAAACCCCAAAATGATATTTTAGCTTGTCTTAATAAAAGCACAGTTTCAAAATCTAGAGAAGTAATATTCTCACTATATTCTGGTCAGGCCTTATCTGGGgtcctgtgttcagttctgggtgtctCATTTTGAGAAGGATATCAACATGTTGGgacaggttcagagaagggcaacaaagatggtaagaggtatggagaacaaaacatatgcagagaggttgaagaagctgggcatgttcagcctggtgaagagaagacatgAATGACACAATTGCATTCTTTAAAcatctcaagggctgtcacagataGTCGGACCAGATCTAATATGAAGTTGAGGGatttcatggatggcatccatagtttttttgtgggtcttttgggctatgagaccaagttctagaagagtttattcctgaagtttcaccagcagctgtggctggcatcttcagatgccacagatgctggcgaaacatcaggaataaactcttctggatgacagcctcatagcccgaaaaccccacaaaaaaccaggtCTAatagtttgaagttacaggagggtagatttcgaCTGAACACTataaggaacttcttgatggtaagtgATGTTTGGAAATAGAATCAATTGCCTAGAAAGATTCTAGGgtttctttctctggacatcttccaaaAGGAGGCTGGACTGCAAGTCAGCTGtgggttgttggttgttgttgtgtgccttcaagtcatttccaactgatggtgatcctaaggtgaagctattacaaggttttcttggcaagtttcttcagagggggtttgccatggctatcctctgaggctgagagagtgtgacttgcccatggtagGTTTTTGTGctcgagcagggaatcgaaccctgatccccagagtcatactccaatgctcaaatcattacacccaTATCCAGTTTGGAACTCAGGGAGGCACATAACAGTCAAAAGAGACAtcgctttaaaaaaaattaccaaacacaaaagttaaaattataataaaactattgataaaattaaaacatgttttaaaaagtatgaaaaacaacaaatatgcaGAATACAGATAGACAGTACAGGGCAATTCTGCAAGGTAACCTcaaatcaaaatgaaaaggaagagaggacaGAGTGAACCCCAAACTGGATGCCATTTAATTGATTAAAATGCTTCAAATCATGTGCCCCAGTAATCTTGAGTTGGACCCCATGGTCTGTGGGGctccttctaactctatgattttaggaCATGTGCACATACATGACTAGAATAGATGCTGCAAACCGAAAATCTGCCCACATCTGGTCCAATGAATTCAGCTCCATGGTCTTATGGGTTGCTTTGTGCCTTCTGCTTTGATACATTTGCTTGCAGATCGGATAGCATAGCGTGGCTCAGCTTCTTTGGCAGCCAGGCTGGGATGGATTAAGTTTATTCATGGCAAAGTGCTCCCTTTCTTAAAGATGCTTCTTCAGGCTAGAAAGAACAGGGGGACAAAATTGCTAGGGAGCTGGCAAGGCATTCAGAAGATGTATCGGTGCAGAACGAAGGCCTGACAAATAAGCCTTTATATATANNNNNNNNNNtgtgtgtgtgtgtgtgtgtgtgtgtgtgtgtgtgtgtgtgtgtgtgtgttgactcaTTAAGCGGTGCATCAAGTTTATGGCAAGCATAGCAGATGAGGATCTTGATAAGACATTCAAAACAGCGATGGAGAAGAGCATTGCCGTACCAGAATGCTGTGCATTTCTTCAGTGTTCTGAGCACTGTGACACACGAAGGCTGGCACTGAGTGGAGGAACAAAGAGATATGGAAAAATGCAGGGCttgttcacactacacaatgatagcactatgattccacttctaCTTTTCTGGTTGCCTCCGATGTGATCCTGgcgtttgtagtttggtcaaatACTTAAGCGACCTGCCTGAAAACTGTAAAAGTGCATGTgcgtatgtgacttcaagttgcctgtcgatttatggtgaccccaagaattgcatagggttttcttaggcaaagaagaaTCAGATAttgttttgcccattccttcgtctgaaatatcacctacagcacctggtatccaacagcaatctcccatccaagtacagtggtgcctcgggttacgaaattaattcgtaacgcggccgctttcgtaacccgaaaagccttcgtaagccgaattgccataggcgctaatggggaaaagccgcgattccgtgcgaaaaagccgaaaaaagcaccaaaagttttttcgtaacccgaaaaaacattcgtaacccgaaacaataattccctatgggattttttcgtatcccgaaaatttcgtaacctgggtatttcgtatcccgaggtaccactgtactaaccagggctgactctgcttagtttccaagatcagagaggattttatagaagagacaccattttactatctactgtatttaatgggacttaaacatccacacattttggtatccactgggggggggggcctggagtcaaaccccagcagatttcaagggcccactgtacttttattcatgttgtgtatagttttttttaaaatctgtgttgtGTTTAATATGTAACAACCcatttaaaggcaccagatcctgtctgatcatggaagctaagaaggatcagccctggttagtacttggatggaagactgccaacaagTCCCAGGTtctgtagactgtatttcagaggaacaaactggcaaGAGTACTTTCTTGCCTATGAAAATGCTACGA from Sceloporus undulatus isolate JIND9_A2432 ecotype Alabama chromosome 6, SceUnd_v1.1, whole genome shotgun sequence carries:
- the RPP25 gene encoding ribonuclease P protein subunit p25, with product MHPGNSEVMGPLSLTIPPHERTSRGAESNTSMPRAPTTATAITQSRMENFQKVKTSEEESSLPFSGLPSDVVEMKVKEGSKIRNLMGFAMGRMALDETRQIVFSGCGRAVTKTITCVEIMKRKLGGLHQVTKVQYKTLLEVWENKDPRPEGQAEHLTVHKNVPSICILLSKDPLDPNQMGYQPPEPPEGLWANEGGNSEDGSRDMCAKGIKRRFTVTQGEDQGSKRGAGEQTMAHREDQGTGDPGGLGDQGGLWMLTMPPS